The Ipomoea triloba cultivar NCNSP0323 chromosome 13, ASM357664v1 genomic interval tttttttttttttttggatggtGGCACACAATCATTTGTTGTATATTGTAAAATTGACTATATTTGGTTTTATGCTATAGCCCCCACCCCACCCACATGAAGGATGACActgaattctgtgcattatgaacatgaattctgtaccttatgaagtcaaatttgacctactgtggaccctggtccacgatataacgattgacaACATCAGTACTATTAGGCGAATGTTCCATTTTGAAGTGTTTATCTGAACAAGTGGGAAAACATGAATTCATTCCAAACAATTGTTTACATTCTTTATTTGATCTTACACAAAAAGAATGGCATAAACTCTAGCAGTACTTTTCTTTACATGAACATTGATTGCATTTTCTATATCTTTGCTGTCAAGACTGATCATCTTTCAGCAATTTCAGAGCAGTTTCAACCAGTGAGTGGATCGTCGCCCCGTGTCGATTGATGCCCACTGTCCCAGAGAAAACATTGAAGCTCTCAAGCTCTGATGTGGTCTCTGTGATGCACTCCAGTTGATGTTCCATTCCCAGGCTCCTGAAAACCTCAGTGTTTGTTGTCTTGTCTCTCATCATCCAGATTGCTAGCTCTATGGCAAATCTTCTGATTCTTGGGACCTTGATTGATGGGTATTGGTGCCTCCCAAGAATCTGAACTAGCTTCTCAGCTAGCTCAGATTCTTGAACCTTGGATCTCCCAAACATGATGCTTGATTCCTCAGGTGTCACAAACCTGAACACATGGGCTGCTAGCCCTAGCATCACCTCCTGCATTTTGTTCTGCTCTGACATGATTGCTTTGAGGATCTGCAATGGTGAAATTCTTGAAGTTAGTTATTTATGCATATAGAGGAGTTTTTCGCACTTTTGGTCGCACGACTATCGCAGCTTATCACTTCAGATTTGGTCCTCACAACTTTCAATTTAGTAGCATTTTTTATTCTTCCAATGACCTCTCGGGCAAAACTTTTATCGGAGTCTAGATTCTTGACCATTATACGGGGAAAGAATGAGGGAAGAAATTAGGGAAAAGAGTTTTTCACTTGGTTTTAAGCTCGGGTTTGGGGGAAAAAGTTATTGTAAAGATAATTTTACCTTTGTATAATGGTCAAGAATGAGACCATATTACGGGCAACCCTAGCCGGACATTGACATAATAACCATAAGGTTCCAAATTTGACTCTTTGTGTGAGCTGTTTATATTGACCTTTTTAGTTTGAGCtagtcagctatggacaacctaggttAGTTTACCTCCTCGTGGtcttttgccggctaggatcacaaggcggGCTTCACCCAATGCACACATTCGGGTAGGGGTTATGAACTTTCCATAAATCAAAGAATGCAACCCTACTAGAATTTTGTGAGGTCATtggaaggaccaaaagtgcgctACTAAATTGAGACTCATGGACTaaacttataaattttgaaGATCGATGATCGAATCTGAACCAtaatcgtgggaccaaaagtgcgaaaACCCTGCCAAAAAGCTATGgagaatgtatgtatgtatgtgaaGTGCAATGCATGATGAACTTACAGTTGGTCCAGCAGCAGTCAAGCTCCCAAGATGTTCAAAGCTGTCAGGCCCACTATAAACACACAAGTTCCTCAAAATCCTTGCAGCATTTATCCCAAGAACTGGATCCTGCAAAGCTGCAACAAGTTTCCCAGTCACCTTCAACCTCAAAATCCTGTGGCAATTGTTCTTGCTCTCAAGAGCCAACATTCCCAGAGCTTCTCCTGCTGCAATTCTCACATGCCTCTGATCCTTCTGCAACCCCTCCTTGAAGAAGATGCCAAACAGCTCCTTCAGAACCCCTCCAGTGCCCCCAATTCTCTCAGTTGCCTCCTCCTCCAGAGCCAAACTCTTGAGAATTTCAATCCCCAGACACTGCAGAGATGGGTGGATTTCCCCATACCTCAAAACATCCCTGATATTGCTGATGGAGAACACAACTTCTGAGATTTCTCTCCTCAGTTCTTTCCCCGTGGCGCCCGTTGTGCTTGCCAGCATCTTCACAAGCTGCAGGGATCTCTTTAGGGTGAGAATTTGGGTGGGGGTTGTGGTTTTGTCTCTCAGAAGCCTCTCTCCTGCTTGGGTGAAGTCTATGATTTTGGGCAGAAGGCCTCTGGTGTTCCCAATCTTGCCACAATTGTCATGATCCCTAGCAAGTTTCTTGAGAATTAGCAGCCCCAAATGGTTGAATGTCCAAAACCCATAGCTCTCACTGTCAAAGATTATCCTTTTTTCACTGATTTCATCACAGGCACCCCCAAAATCCCTGCTGATTTGCAGGAGTGAAGATATGGACTCCATGGCCCCTGGAATCCCTGCAACCCTGAGAGCATTCTGCTTTTTCCCAGCAAGTTTTGAGAGGATCTCAGCTGCAGAAACCctgatttcttcatcttcatcattcTTCCAGTTCAGCATCTCCACTAGCCTCTCCATCACTGCTATATTAGTCCCAATCTTCTGCAAAGTGTCAGCAGAAAACCGGGGGCTCGTCGCGAATTTCCTGAGGATTAAAGCCCCAGAGAGCTGCTCATCTGGGGAGTTTGAGGCCAAGAGCTCCATAGCAAATGAAACCATGTCCATTTTTATCCCATCAAATATGCTCCCATACACACACTTTGAATAGGCATCATAGAAGAATCTCTTCACTGAAACCATGCCTGCAGGTAGGTAGGGGTGTAAGGGTGTTAGTGAATAAAACTTTCGGTAAACTACTCGTGTTTGTGTTCATTTATTAGGGTAaatgaacataaatgaacaaattttagagcTCGGTTCATAAACAAACAGAGAcaaacagagtctgaacagttgtaggttcgtttgttaagagctcgtgaacaagctcgtttgtgttcattTATTAATGTTCATggacaagctcgtttagtgttcgttagttttgtagttgtgttgtttgtttggttattattcgtgaacgtacattattttttgttcatgaacgaattgtgatcatgaacatgtgcaagtgtttggttattaagtgttcacaaACCTGCTCATGAACATAAACCAACATGTTTGTTAACtaacatgttcgtgaacatgtttgcaaacattaacaaacactaataaacacttaacaaaccagaattttcaaaaaccttaacaaacgaacacgaacacttcAAAACctctgttcgtttatgttcggttcgttaacaggcCCTACCTGCAGGTCCCAATTCACACTCTTGGTTCACCTCCTCGAGGAGATTCTTGAAGAAAACTTTCCATTCCCAGTAAGCTTTCTCTAACAAGAACAACAAGGCCTCTGCTAATGCCAGAGAATAGAAGATGTTGAGAGCTGATTTTCTGTTTTTCTTGTCTGTGTCTTCTTCCCCCACTACTCCATAGTCCTGTCTGATCAGCTTCATCAGGGAGAGGACTAAACATGTTGTGGCAGATGCAATTTGGAGCCAGTGGAGAATCTTGCCCATGTTTCTTGGGGTAAACATCCATTTAGCGTATGGAAATAAGGGAACTTCTGAACTTGTCCATGTTCTGGTGGGTAGCGTCTTCCTATGATGCCAGTGTCGCCGCCGCTGACGCGGCGGCGGCGATGAATTACCACTAATCTCCCCACCGCCGTGCTGACTGGCCTTTTTCACTGCAGAAATAGGCCTGCAAAAAAAAGGATGTGAATCATAGCTAGAAACCAATTAATTAATCCGATAAAGACTGAAAAATTATAAGGCTAATCAGATCGATTCTCTGATTGGCCCGATAGCCCCctccccccccaaaaaaaaaaaaagaatggacTACTACTTAAATTTTCATtcagcaaataccaattttagttCCACaattattagtaaaatgacaGTTTTAGTCTATATGTTTAATTCCTACCAGTTTTCATtcacgactattattttagtactaattttagtccacaactattgttttagtgtcaaaatttatCATGTATGctgaaatatgaaattattaaaattatttttgtccTTTTCAAATTAACATCACAATTTAAGCAGCAATAAAGTGATTTAAGTTCTAAGATCGGTTACAATTTGCAATTCTCCCcctcaaattaaggtaggatgaggatgagaaatattgaaaatgacaaaaatacccttaaaatttttagatttcaacATGTCTTAAAATGAGGAGTGACTTGCGTGataaattttgacactaaaataatagtcgtgaATGAAAATTGGcattaaaacaatagtcgtgaaCAAAAATTGGCAGAATTTAAAtatgtggactaaaattgtcattttgctaatactcaTGTGATCCATTATCTATTATGAAATACTATATCTggaacaaattaataattgtgtcttatattataaatttatatgtctTGAATTACgaatttatgtgtctataaACACTAATTATgtacaaatttgaaaaaaaaaaaaatatataaacatgtgtATATGGATACCTGCAAATCACCTTCACAGCTCTGGCAACAAAGTGGGAGCTAGATTTTATGGCGCGAAAGCTATGGATTCCAACGTCTGTAAGAGACCAGGTGGCCTGATGTTGCCATTCGAGCTCACGACTCCGGCTGAAAATCCGGGCGCCTTCGATGAGGAGAATGACGGTGATGAACCAGAAATCCGTTCTCTCCAAAGCGATGGCGAAGCCGCCGAGAAGAACCACCGTCGCCCATATGAAGCTTAGGGTTCCGAGCCCCGTCGCCGC includes:
- the LOC116002160 gene encoding uncharacterized protein LOC116002160 isoform X2; the protein is MDREPWTETYGDVRLQISSELSTAATGGDPTMFAPQSSEMTTKNSSTENSVSAKSAAAVRAPEKKLTLFALRLAVLEKAATGLGTLSFIWATVVLLGGFAIALERTDFWFITVILLIEGARIFSRSRELEWQHQATWSLTDVGIHSFRAIKSSSHFVARAVKVICRPISAVKKASQHGGGEISGNSSPPPRQRRRHWHHRKTLPTRTWTSSEVPLFPYAKWMFTPRNMGKILHWLQIASATTCLVLSLMKLIRQDYGVVGEEDTDKKNRKSALNIFYSLALAEALLFLLEKAYWEWKVFFKNLLEEVNQECELGPAGMVSVKRFFYDAYSKCVYGSIFDGIKMDMVSFAMELLASNSPDEQLSGALILRKFATSPRFSADTLQKIGTNIAVMERLVEMLNWKNDEDEEIRVSAAEILSKLAGKKQNALRVAGIPGAMESISSLLQISRDFGGACDEISEKRIIFDSESYGFWTFNHLGLLILKKLARDHDNCGKIGNTRGLLPKIIDFTQAGERLLRDKTTTPTQILTLKRSLQLVKMLASTTGATGKELRREISEVVFSISNIRDVLRYGEIHPSLQCLGIEILKSLALEEEATERIGGTGGVLKELFGIFFKEGLQKDQRHVRIAAGEALGMLALESKNNCHRILRLKVTGKLVAALQDPVLGINAARILRNLCVYSGPDSFEHLGSLTAAGPTILKAIMSEQNKMQEVMLGLAAHVFRFVTPEESSIMFGRSKVQILGRHQYPSIKVPRIRRFAIELAIWMMRDKTTNTEVFRSLGMEHQLECITETTSELESFNVFSGTVGINRHGATIHSLVETALKLLKDDQS
- the LOC116002160 gene encoding uncharacterized protein LOC116002160 isoform X1 — translated: MDREPWTETYGDVRLQISSELSTAATGGDPTMFAPQSSEMTTKNSSTENSVSAKSAAAVRAPEKKLTLFALRLAVLEKAATGLGTLSFIWATVVLLGGFAIALERTDFWFITVILLIEGARIFSRSRELEWQHQATWSLTDVGIHSFRAIKSSSHFVARAVKVICRPISAVKKASQHGGGEISGNSSPPPRQRRRHWHHRKTLPTRTWTSSEVPLFPYAKWMFTPRNMGKILHWLQIASATTCLVLSLMKLIRQDYGVVGEEDTDKKNRKSALNIFYSLALAEALLFLLEKAYWEWKVFFKNLLEEVNQECELGPAGMVSVKRFFYDAYSKCVYGSIFDGIKMDMVSFAMELLASNSPDEQLSGALILRKFATSPRFSADTLQKIGTNIAVMERLVEMLNWKNDEDEEIRVSAAEILSKLAGKKQNALRVAGIPGAMESISSLLQISRDFGGACDEISEKRIIFDSESYGFWTFNHLGLLILKKLARDHDNCGKIGNTRGLLPKIIDFTQAGERLLRDKTTTPTQILTLKRSLQLVKMLASTTGATGKELRREISEVVFSISNIRDVLRYGEIHPSLQCLGIEILKSLALEEEATERIGGTGGVLKELFGIFFKEGLQKDQRHVRIAAGEALGMLALESKNNCHRILRLKVTGKLVAALQDPVLGINAARILRNLCVYSGPDSFEHLGSLTAAGPTILKAIMSEQNKMQEVMLGLAAHVFRFVTPEESSIMFGRSKVQESELAEKLVQILGRHQYPSIKVPRIRRFAIELAIWMMRDKTTNTEVFRSLGMEHQLECITETTSELESFNVFSGTVGINRHGATIHSLVETALKLLKDDQS